TGCTTTCCATTTTGCGGATCATCACTTTGAATGGtttgttaaatgaaaacaGCCAAATTCTTTCATCCTcacaagacattctttaataTCACAGTCTAGGGAAAGTCTACGGAGTTAACGTTTTGTACTTATCACATGCTTCAAGCAACTTCATAAGAATTCCGGTCTCCTTAGGTGAATGACCAGCATCATCCACGAAAAAGAATTCAGCTTCCGGTAGTTGTTTGTAAAGGTCCCATGCCGTTTTTGCTGGACACACCATATCATAACGTCCCTGCACTATCGTCACAGGTATTTTAGCGTCACGAATGATGTAAGCTTCATCAATTAATTGATTCGGCTTCAAAAAACCTTTGTTGATGAAATAATGACATTCGATTCGAGCGAAAGCCAGAGCCCATGTATCATTTTCGGCTCGCAATATGTTTTCGGGATTAACCTAAAcacaaagaaattaaattgagtCTACTCAATCAGCAACTAAATGAGCTTGCCTTTAGTTGTAAAGTTGCCATTTCCCAAGTGGACCACGCCTTCGCACATCGGAGCCTCTCTGTCTCATCACTTCCAATGAGCCTTTTGTAGTATGCAGAGACAAAATCATCGCGTTCGTTTTCTGGAATCGGGGCCACGTATTTTTCCCACACGTCAGGGAATATGTAGGACGTTCcgctttgaaataaaaatgtaatttcctCGTCCCGGAGAGTGAAAATTCCTCTCAAAATCATTGCGAGAACATGATCAATGTGTTTCTCAGCATAGGCTAATGACAGTGTTGAACCCCAACTACCACCAAACAATATCCATCGGTCCACTCCTAGATGGACTCTAAATAGAAAGATAATTTTCAGCTATGAGTGACTGAGAATGTTGAAATCTATACCTTAACTTCTCCATGTCATCGACCAAAAACTCCGTATCATTTTCCTCTAGACAAAATGCTGGTGTCGATTTTCCAGCACCTCGTTGATCAAAGAGTATAATGTGATATGCTTCCGGATCAAAATATTGTCGATCTGTAGGCGCAAAACTACACCCCGGACCACTGTAACGAATGGTAATGTCAAAACCATCAAAGCAGAGACTACTTTTGAGaacaaattttccatatttccttgaattttcccacgttttccctaatttttgaaaaaaacatttttgagaaaattggtaaaaatattggaaaatacgagaaaattgcggaaaatctaggaaaattctcgaaaatattttcacaaaaatattccctGTGTGAATGGACAACCTGTCTCTCTTACCCATGAACAAAGACGATTGGTAAACCATTCTTGTTTCCACACTGCTCGTAATACATCGTGTGAATACTGGATACCTGCAAGTATCCCACGTTGAAAGGTTCAATTGGTGGatacattttctggaaattcTACACTCGAACAGATATGTCGAATCGGTAATGCTCTACGGCTAGATGTTTCAATAGAAgtggtaattttatgtgttacCCGAACTTAAGAGAGTGATAATGTGTGTTGTACTGACGACTGTAGACAAATCAAAACTTACTCAACAGTCGACGTCCTTCCCAGTATGCCTATAATAACAATTGCACTATGAAAACCGGTATTATAGACTTGCAATGTGTAGTTTATAGACTAGGTGAcatcatttttcataaaaaataatcttttatcTCAAAACAATTCTAACAACAAATCGAATTCGCCTGTGCAACTGCTGCTAATGAATGcgaaaatcaacgaaattatACATTCGAAAAACCACAACATCATGGAGAGAAATATTAGAATTTTTACTGAACATGCTGTTAGTCCTGGACGTGTCTGTAAAACACACattaatgaaacaattttccttGCACAGCAGCTTTTCTGACGTAAACTAAAGTTGATGTTGTAGTTAGAATCTCATTAGATAACTTTAAAATTCCTTTTCCTTCCTGGTGACGCTACTTAACGATATAAAGTAAATAATAGCTCATTAGGGTGTACCGTTTCTAAGACATATGTACACCGATGTACACAGACATACGAAAAAGATGGTACACCGGAATTCTTGAACTTTGTAATTGccagaatagttatttataggGAAACTAGGAAATAAGAGCGAAGTtttacggccagagcgaaATTGGAATTTCCCTTTTGCTTCCAGAGGTTTTTATATTGGCATTTGATTAACCCTGTTTCTCCACAAaccgaaaaaatcaatttgttacaTCATTTTTCAAACCTAAAACAAGGATGACAGTTCGGTggataaaatgtttattttctccACAGTCAAAACAAGAGGGgagaaaaaagtaattttctaCTCCGATCTGTCATCACACAAAGCGTCAGCAAAACATCACATTCTCATGGCCAGAAAATAAGATTAATTACGCCGCATATATGAAATATTGATTTGTTCACCGGTgtttcgaaatttcatttcgaggcTGTTGtcaaaagataaaatgaaattttctaccTTTTTCAGAGGttacacaacgtttttcacaagaaAGGTTCGAGAAGTTTCAGCGGAGGTGT
Above is a genomic segment from Bradysia coprophila strain Holo2 chromosome IV unlocalized genomic scaffold, BU_Bcop_v1 contig_106, whole genome shotgun sequence containing:
- the LOC119070792 gene encoding probable proline iminopeptidase isoform X3, which produces MYPPIEPFNVGYLQVSSIHTMYYEQCGNKNGLPIVFVHGGPGCSFAPTDRQYFDPEAYHIILFDQRGAGKSTPAFCLEENDTEFLVDDMEKLRVHLGVDRWILFGGSWGSTLSLAYAEKHIDHVLAMILRGIFTLRDEEITFLFQSGTSYIFPDVWEKYVAPIPENERDDFVSAYYKRLIGSDETERLRCAKAWSTWEMATLQLKVNPENILRAENDTWALAFARIECHYFINKGFLKPNQLIDEAYIIRDAKIPVTIVQGRYDMVCPAKTAWDLYKQLPEAEFFFVDDAGHSPKETGILMKLLEACDKYKTLTP